The window GACGCCATGGTCACGTACGTGGCTCCCAAGATGGGCCCGGTCATCCAGTCCCTGGGGATCGACGTTCGAGAGGGACAAAAAGCGTCTTCAGAGGATCTCAAAACCCTGGCTCGGCGTATGGCCGGGTTCTTCGACGAGCTCTTGGGACTGGCACCCAAGTCTCCCCTGTTCCGCGACATCCTGACAGCCCACGACCTGCGGTCCATACCATCGCTTCATGCCGTAGCCTTCTCTGGCGGCGTGGCCGACGGCATGAACGCTATTCCCCCTGGAGGCCTCTTCGCCTACGGCGACATAGGCGTCCTTCTGGGGCAGGCCGTGACCGAGACGGCAATGTACAGGACCTTCAAGGTCCTGCCCACCAAGGAAACTATCCGGGCTACTGTGGTCGGTGCCGGAACCCACTCCATGGACATCAGCGGCAGCACCATCGGGTTCTCCGACGAGAGCCGACTTCCCGTGAAAAACCTGCCCATCCTCAAACTCTCCAAAGACGACGAGGGACTGGAGGACGAACTGTCCCAAAAGATACAGTGGTTCACCGAAAAAGACCCCCAACAGGTGGTGGCTGTCGCCCTGAAGGGGACGAAAAACCCCTCCTTTGACCTGGTCCAGAGCTACGGACAACGAATCCTAAAAGGTCTGAGCGAATACCTTCGCCACAACGACCTCGTGGTGGTCGTCGTCGAAAACGACATGGCCAAGGCTCTGGGATACGCCCTAGGCAGTTTTCTCCCCGAAGGAACAGCGGTGATCTCCATTGACGGCATCTCGGTCCACAACGGCGACTACATCGACCTGGGACGTCCCCTGGCTAAGGGACGGGTGATACCGGTAGTCATCAAAACCCTGGTTTTCGGAAAATAAAACAATACGAGGGGGATTTTCATGACTCAGCTCCTGGACGACATTCAAAGTGCCGGTATCGTCGGAGCAGGAGGAGCGGGGTTCCCAACCCACGTTAAGTTTGCTCAACCCTGCGAATACATCCTGCTCAACGGTGCCGAGTGCGAACCTCTTCTCCAGGTGGACCAGCAAATCGCCTCAACCTACACCGGGAAACTGATGGAAACCATGGAACGGCTGGTAGAGGTTATAAAGGCCAAGGGGGGGATTTTTGCCCTCAAAGCAAAATACCACGATGCCATGAAAGCTATTGAGACCGCCCTTCCGGGTCACCCTACCCTCTGTTCACACTCCCTGCCCAACGTGTATCCGGCAGGCGACGAGCAGATCCTGGTTTATGAGGTCCTCAAGCGAATCGTCCCCGAGGGAGGCATTCCTCTAGCAGTGGACGTGGTCGTCCTCAACATGGAGACCCTGTTCAACGTAGGAGAGGCCATGGAGGGACACCCCGTTGTGGACAAGTTCCTCACTGTCAATGGTGAAATTCACCGACCGACGACCGTCAGGGTCCCTATGGGCGTCTCCTTTGCTCAGGTCGTAGACTCCTGCGGCGGAGCCACCATAGATAACTGGGTGGCTCTGGACGGCGGCCCCATGATGGGACGACTAGTCATCAACCCCGACGAGCCGGTAACGAAGACCACCAAGGGAATCCTGATCCTGCCACGGGACCATCCTCTTGTGATCTCCAAAGGACGCAGGATCGACGAGATGATGCGCCTGGCAAAGATCGCATGTTGCCATTGTATGCTCTGCACCGACGTGTGTCCCCGATATCTCCTGGGACATAAACTCCACCCGGATAAGCTCATGCGTCTGGCTGCGTACAATCGAACGTGTGAAAAGGACGTGACTGCCACCGAGGCCTTCCTGTGCTGTGAATGCGGCCTGTGCGAGATAGCGTGCATCATGGGACTCCAGCCATGGAAACTCAACAGGGAGCTTAAAACCAAGATGGCCGCCGTCGGGATCAAAAACCCTCATGATGACCGCCCCAAGGCCATCAATCCTTTTCGGGATTTTCGAGGCTTTCCCACCAGCAAACTGATTCATCGACTGGGACTGTCAGCCTACGCCCAAAAAAAAGCGCCTTTGGATGAGATGTTGACAGTGAAAGGAACGTCGGTGACTTTACTACTCAAGCAACACATCGGCACTCCAGCCAAACCCCAGGTATCCCCGGGAGATCGGGTACACCGAGGTCAGCTCGTGGCTCAGGGAGAGGGGGTTGTCTCAGCACACGTTCACAGTTCAGTGGACGGCATCGTCCGGTCGGTGACCGATAAGGCTATCGTGGTGGACCGGTGAACTGAAAAAAGGAGGTGGCCGAACATGAGCACAGCCATAGGTCTGGTTGAATTCAAGACCATACCCAAAGGGATCGAGGCATCGGACGCTATGCTGAAAGCCTCGGGCGTTCGATTGCTTTTCTCGTCACCTATCTGTCCGGGTAAGTACATAACGATTATCTCAGGCGAGGTGGAGGAGGTTCGCACCGCCGTAAGCAAAGGGAGCAGCGTTGGCGGAATCTTTACCGTGGATGCTCATGTCATTCCCAACGTTCATAGGGACGTCACCCCGGCCATCACCGGGACCGTTGACACGCCGGAGATCCCGTCTCTGGGGGTCGTCGAGACCATTTCGGCCGTAGCGGCCATCAAGGCAGGGGACATGGCTGCCAAGACGGCATCCATTCATCTTCTGGAGATTCGGATCGCCCGAGGGCTGGGCGGCAAGGGTTTTATACTCATCGCTGGTGATCTGGGAAGCGTGGAGAGCGCCGTTCAAGCCTGCGAGAGAGGGATCGGAGACGAGGGAGGTATCGTCAGCACATCGGTCATTCCGTCCCCCCACAGAGGGCTCATCTCTTTCGTCGTCTAAGGGAGACCTCCCGGTGCCTCGGTTCGGTTTCGTCCCTCTCTCTCCCGAAGCTGGCGGATCCGTTCCGCCAGCTTCTCAATACCATCGCCCCGCACGCATGAAACCGGATAGATCTCCCGAACCCCAGAGGAGAGAAGTCTTTTCTTAGCCTCCTCCACGTCCTCAGGACTGGCCAGATCCACCTTGGAGACCACACCGATCACCGGAGCCCGAAGAGCACGGGCAAACCCCGGGGGCGTCTTACGGTGTCTCATGGGATCGGCCAGGAAAAGGATTAGTCCTGCCTTGACCGATGTCATGATAAGGGCGTGGTAAAATCGGGGAATATCGTAGAATTCACCAGGAGTGTCCACGGCCTCACCGCCGAAACAGACCGACTCGGTCTTTCTGACCTCGCGATCCCACACCCCCAGAGCCTTGAGCAGACTTGTCTTGCCCGCCCCGGTGGGGCCCACCACCATGATGGGCTTCATGTCATGGTCACTGGTGCCGGAAAAAAACCCAGCACTGACTTTAACGTCCTCACCGTAGCGTTCAAAGAGCTCTCAACGGCCCCAACGTCACCGGTAAACAGGATACATCCTGTGAATCGATCGATGAAGTCCATGGTCACCGCAGCCGACTTAGAGGCGATATCCGCCGCTATAATAGCCCCCTCGCCAGGGGTGATAGTCATGATCCCGATTGCTCCGACACTTTCAACCCCTATAAGGGAACACAACCCTGGTTCGGGATTGCAGATCATGTGGGCCAACGTTACCTGTTTCCCCGGAACATATTCCTGGACGACACGGGCCTTATCCTCCTGAGGCATAGACTCTCCCCCTCTCCGTAATATCTTCATGGTACGACAAGCACCTGGAAGAGACAAGATGTAAGCATAGCTGCTTGGAGTCTAAACTCATCGCTGGGGTCAAGTCTCTAAAAACATTTACAAGGTCATTGGTCTCTCCAACAGGTGCAACGTCTCAGATCTCAGCGAGACGCCGATGGACGATCCAGGTTCCAAAAGCACCCCGGTCAGCGGATTCACTTGGTGGACCACCAGTATCCCCAGGTCGGGGCAATCGACCTCATACTCCAACAGGTTGCCCAAAAAGGTGGTGCGAACGACCTTGCCGGGGAACTGTCCCTCGTCCGGGCTGATTCCTACCGCCTCGGGGCGGACAACCACCTCTCGAAGAGTATCGAGCTCATCGGGAGCCTCCGTCAGACCATAAGATTTTCCTCCCAGGAGGATCCCACCTGAAACGGTTCTTCCCTCTAGG is drawn from Dethiosulfovibrio peptidovorans and contains these coding sequences:
- a CDS encoding ethanolamine utilization protein yields the protein MKPIMVVGPTGAGKTSLLKALGVWDREVRKTESVCFGGEAVDTPGEFYDIPRFYHALIMTSVKAGLILFLADPMRHRKTPPGFARALRAPVIGVVSKVDLASPEDVEEAKKRLLSSGVREIYPVSCVRGDGIEKLAERIRQLREREGRNRTEAPGGLP
- a CDS encoding ethanolamine ammonia-lyase reactivating factor EutA → MTETVLSVGIDIGTSTTQLIFSALEVENTAGVASVPRISVVEKKILRRSDIYFTPLISPTVIDTEGVRQIVTKEYNRAGMSPQDISAGAIIITGETARKENAEALLQSLSDLAGDFVVATAGSDLESILAGRGSGAAQASKDNRTTVANFDMGGGTTNVALFTNGDVVDTTCLDIGGRLVRLDKDDAMVTYVAPKMGPVIQSLGIDVREGQKASSEDLKTLARRMAGFFDELLGLAPKSPLFRDILTAHDLRSIPSLHAVAFSGGVADGMNAIPPGGLFAYGDIGVLLGQAVTETAMYRTFKVLPTKETIRATVVGAGTHSMDISGSTIGFSDESRLPVKNLPILKLSKDDEGLEDELSQKIQWFTEKDPQQVVAVALKGTKNPSFDLVQSYGQRILKGLSEYLRHNDLVVVVVENDMAKALGYALGSFLPEGTAVISIDGISVHNGDYIDLGRPLAKGRVIPVVIKTLVFGK
- a CDS encoding microcompartment protein → MPQEDKARVVQEYVPGKQVTLAHMICNPEPGLCSLIGVESVGAIGIMTITPGEGAIIAADIASKSAAVTMDFIDRFTGCILFTGDVGAVESSLNATVRTLKSVLGFFPAPVTMT
- a CDS encoding propanediol utilization protein gives rise to the protein MSTAIGLVEFKTIPKGIEASDAMLKASGVRLLFSSPICPGKYITIISGEVEEVRTAVSKGSSVGGIFTVDAHVIPNVHRDVTPAITGTVDTPEIPSLGVVETISAVAAIKAGDMAAKTASIHLLEIRIARGLGGKGFILIAGDLGSVESAVQACERGIGDEGGIVSTSVIPSPHRGLISFVV
- a CDS encoding electron transport complex protein RnfC codes for the protein MTQLLDDIQSAGIVGAGGAGFPTHVKFAQPCEYILLNGAECEPLLQVDQQIASTYTGKLMETMERLVEVIKAKGGIFALKAKYHDAMKAIETALPGHPTLCSHSLPNVYPAGDEQILVYEVLKRIVPEGGIPLAVDVVVLNMETLFNVGEAMEGHPVVDKFLTVNGEIHRPTTVRVPMGVSFAQVVDSCGGATIDNWVALDGGPMMGRLVINPDEPVTKTTKGILILPRDHPLVISKGRRIDEMMRLAKIACCHCMLCTDVCPRYLLGHKLHPDKLMRLAAYNRTCEKDVTATEAFLCCECGLCEIACIMGLQPWKLNRELKTKMAAVGIKNPHDDRPKAINPFRDFRGFPTSKLIHRLGLSAYAQKKAPLDEMLTVKGTSVTLLLKQHIGTPAKPQVSPGDRVHRGQLVAQGEGVVSAHVHSSVDGIVRSVTDKAIVVDR